Proteins from a single region of Pelagicoccus enzymogenes:
- the sucD gene encoding succinate--CoA ligase subunit alpha — MSILITPETKIIIQGITGEFGARHARLSLDYGTQVVAGVTPGKGGQVFEHDGKSVPIYNSVKDAVEATGATVSVIFVPPPFAADAILECVDAKVDLAVAITEGIPVRDMVRVKRAMAGSATRLVGPNCPGLVSPGEGEDSKGGCRIGIAPGYIHKKGHVGVVSRSGTLTYEAVYQLTVKDIGQSTCVGIGGDPVNGTSHLDVIKLFNEDPDTHGIILIGEIGGNAEVEAARWIKDNCDKPVAGFIAGATAPPGRRMGHAGAIVGGAEDTAEAKIKVFKECGIEVAATPSDMADALLRSAKAKGVTLS, encoded by the coding sequence ATGTCTATTCTCATTACACCCGAGACAAAGATCATCATCCAAGGCATCACCGGCGAGTTCGGTGCGCGCCACGCCCGTCTCTCCTTGGACTACGGCACGCAAGTCGTAGCCGGCGTCACGCCCGGCAAGGGCGGTCAGGTTTTCGAGCACGACGGCAAGAGCGTGCCCATCTATAATTCGGTCAAGGACGCTGTCGAAGCGACTGGCGCGACTGTATCCGTAATCTTCGTACCGCCTCCTTTTGCGGCAGACGCCATCCTCGAGTGCGTTGACGCCAAGGTAGACCTGGCGGTGGCGATCACCGAAGGTATTCCCGTGCGTGACATGGTACGGGTCAAGCGTGCCATGGCAGGCAGCGCGACGCGACTCGTGGGACCGAATTGCCCCGGTCTGGTTAGCCCGGGTGAAGGTGAAGACTCTAAGGGCGGTTGCCGTATCGGTATCGCTCCCGGCTACATTCACAAGAAGGGCCACGTGGGCGTGGTTTCGCGTTCCGGTACTTTGACTTACGAGGCGGTTTACCAGCTCACGGTCAAGGACATCGGCCAATCCACTTGCGTGGGAATCGGCGGAGATCCGGTTAACGGCACGTCTCACCTCGACGTGATCAAGCTCTTCAACGAAGACCCTGACACCCACGGCATCATCCTCATCGGCGAAATCGGCGGAAACGCGGAAGTCGAAGCGGCTCGCTGGATCAAGGACAACTGCGACAAGCCAGTTGCTGGATTCATCGCGGGCGCTACCGCTCCTCCAGGCCGTCGCATGGGCCATGCGGGAGCGATCGTCGGCGGCGCGGAAGACACTGCGGAAGCCAAGATCAAGGTCTTCAAGGAATGCGGTATCGAAGTTGCGGCTACGCCATCCGACATGGCTGACGCCTTGCTTCGCTCCGCCAAGGCCAAGGGCGTAACGCTCAGCTAA